The Strigops habroptila isolate Jane chromosome 8, bStrHab1.2.pri, whole genome shotgun sequence genome includes a window with the following:
- the TFRC gene encoding transferrin receptor protein 1, whose translation MDHARAAISNLFGGEPMSYTRFSIARQTDGDNSHVEMKLSADDEEGGEIGRQEHVHASMPPRRSGKNLCFLVIAALLLLLIGFLIGYLSYRGRMQKASRCLDGSGKCEMTPTASYLTEDETEEEEVPGPPILYWPELRALLSEKLSARCLEDSLRQRANEDSFEAGQIEDEKAASYIHDQFNSFHLDEVWNDEHYIKLQVKGSSNNRVSILQNGKEEELESPSAYVAYSKTGSVVGKPVHVNYGLKADFQKIEKLGVSLNGTILIFRAGKITLAEKVANAQEAGAVGVLMYLDPYDYKNTDALVPFGHAHLGTGDPFTPGFPSFNHTQFPPVESSGLPRIPVQTISSQAAGKLYSKMDGEKCLLEWKSGVMGCKMMLGSTTNMTVKLSVSNAMVDQKILNIFGAIKGFEEPDRYVVIGAQRDSWGPGAAKAGVGTAILLELARVISDIVKNGGYKPRRSIIFASWSAGEYGAVGATEWLEGYSATLHAKAFTYINLDAAVLGSNHMRISASPLLYTLLERTMKGVKDPTKDSGNLYDRVGSDWVKTVVPLGLDNAAFPFLAFSGIPVVSFGFCSKDEEYPFLGTTEDTVENLKMTDKLYALMRAVAEVAGQIALRLTHDHELYLDFERYSEELLAFQEKFLAYDRDVKALGLTLNWLFFARGDFQRATDTLRRDIANSDRENKIVRRALNDRIMKVEYDFLSPYLSPKDAPFRHIFFGRGSHTLQSLLENLQLLRTSRDSVDVNMLKEQLALVTWTIKGAANALVGDIWDTDNEF comes from the exons TTTGGTGGCGAGCCAATGTCGTACACACGCTTCAGCATTGCCCGGCAAACAGATGGAGACAACAGCCATGTGGAGATGAAGCTGTCTGCTGATgatgaggaaggaggggaaattGGGAGACAAGAGCACGTGCATGCCAGCATGCCTCCACGGAGGAGTGGCAAGAACCTCTGCTTCCTAGTCATtgcagctctcctcctccttctgatTG GGTTTCTGATTGGCTACTTGAGTTATCGTGGACGAATGCAGAAGGCTAGCAGGTGTCTGGATGGAAGTGGCAAGTGTGAGATGACTCCTACTGCATCTTACTTAACGGAGGATGaaactgaggaagaagaggttCCTGGACCACCTATCTTATACTGGCCTGAGCTTAGAGCCCTGTTGTCAGAAAAGCTGTCAGCCAGATGTCTTGAGGACAGCTTGAG GCAAAGGGCAAACGAGGACTCTTTTGAAGCTGGACAGATCGAAGATGAGAAAGCTGCCAGCTACATTCATGACCAGTTTAACAGCTTCCACTTGGATGAAGTCTGGAACGATGAGCACTACATTAAACTGCAGGTCAAAGGCAG TAGCAACAACAGAGTGTCTATTCTGCAAAATGGTAAAGAGGAGGAATTGGAGAGTCCCAGTGCATACGTGGCATACAGCAAGACTGGCTCAGTTGTT GGCAAACCAGTTCATGTGAACTATGGACTGAAAGCTGATTTTCAGAAGATAGAGAAGCTGGGTGTTTCACTGAATGGAACTATACTCAtcttcagagctggaaaaataacCCTTGCTGAGAAG GTTGCAAATGCCCAAGAGGCAGGAGCAGTTGGTGTCCTGATGTACCTGGATCCCTACGATTACAAGAACACGGATGCACTTGTCCCCTTTGGACAT GCCCACCTTGGAACTGGAGACCCTTTCACCCCAGGCTTCCCTTCTTTCAACCACACCCAGTTCCCACCAGTGGAATCTTCTGGACTACCTCGCATCCCTGTTCAGACTATCTCTAGCCAAGCAGCAGGCAAGCTGTACAG caaAATGGATGGAGAAAAATGCCTTCTGGAGTGGAAATCTGGGGTCATGGGATGCAAGATGATGCTGGGCAGCACGACCAACATGACAGTAAAATTGAGCGTGAGCAATGCTATGGTGGACCAGAAGATACTGAACATCTTTGGTGCTATAAAGGGATTTGAAGAACCAG ATCGATATGTTGTGATCGGAGCCCAGAGAGACTCCTGGGGCCCTGGAGCGGCCAAGGCTGGCGTTGGAACTGCCATATTGTTGGAACTTGCCCGTGTGATCTCAGACATAGTGAAGAATG GTGGCTACAAACCAAGGCGCAGCATCATCTTTGCTAGCTGGAGTGCAGGAGAGTACGGAGCTGTGGGTGCTACTGAATGGCTGGAG GGGTACTCTGCAACGCTGCATGCCAAAGCCTTCACTTACATTAACTTGGATGCTGCAGTTCTAG gcTCCAACCACATGAGGATTTCTGCTAGCCCACTGCTGTACACGTTGCTGGAGAGAACTATGAAGGGG GTGAAGGACCCAACAAAGGATTCAGGAAACCTCTATGACAGAGTTGGCTCTGACTGGGTGAAAACAGT TGTTCCCCTTGGTTTGGATAATGCAGCATTCCCTTTCCTGGCCTTCTCGGGAATCCCGGTGGTTTCCTTTGGTTTCTGCAGT AAAGATGAGGAATATCCCTTCTTGGGCACTACTGAGGACACTGTCGAGAACCTGAAGATGACTGACAAGTTGTACGCTCTTATGCGTGCTGTTGCAGAAGTTGCTGGACAGATAGCTCTCAGGCTGACCCATGATCATGAGCTTTACCTGGACTTTGAGAGATACAGTGAAGAATTGCTAGCATTCCAGGAGAAGTTTTTGGCCTATGATCGGGATGTGAAG GCTCTGGGGCTGACCTTGAACTGGCTGTTTTTTGCCCGTGGTGACTTCCAGCGAGCTACAGATACACTGAGACGAGACATTGCCAACAGCGACAGGGAAAACAAGATCGTCCGCAGGGCCCTGAATGACAGGATCATGAAG GTGGAATATGACTTCCTCTCCCCGTACCTCTCGCCAAAAGATGCTCCCTTTCGCCACATCTTCTTCGGCAGAGGCTCCCACACCCTGCAGAGTCTGCTGGAGaacctgcagctgctgagaaCCAGCAGGGACAGCGTGGACGTGAACATGCTGAAAGAGCAGCTGGCCCTCGTGACCTGGACCATTAAAGGAGCTGCCAATGCCTTAGTGGGTGATATCTGGGATACAGACAACGAATTCTAG
- the LOC115612330 gene encoding uncharacterized protein LOC115612330: MDVTVKVLKTLAKDFKICIKSGSIKACLESLIHSGVLGHPAQIFNSKNWPQLKQTLIEQALAGKPDLLITLGKLLALLQWARQDREAWGTVQLYLQGAALETAPPTTTAAVQTGEPGDGGEDEVEDKSIEQLPEPQAFLVTESEEEPSATGAQGGAARKEPPAPPAYPWGELKDTVAHYNEECLKGDAAVKGSKSAALPNKQCLKGDAAIRGGESGPGESKNQNVDPLDAFPGMVLRHLDDEELLDLGLKRVGGGDAGPFGARKKERSTPKEQTAWREWRGGGCEMRSDSESENEEAAASGAGPPRGSGAGEEGRGTPGDLVEELGRAMDVLEAQAGMRGRALERLGETPPPVAQPNWNLIAKDCVLSGVTLEAVPAAAPPQAFPVQVGPQGGAMWTPLDAKLVQALHKAIKEEGLSSETTPMLLDSAHVQPLAPADARQLARAVLTGLLFLLLKEAWYLELQGRIQAATTDPTHPLRQSTFDRSPGREGILTFL, encoded by the coding sequence ATGGATGTGACGgttaaggtactgaaaacgttggcaaaggatttcaagatttgtatcaaatctggcagcattaaggcgtgcctggaatctttgattcacagtggggtgcttggtcaccctgctcagatatttaattccaaaaattGGCCACAACTTAAACAGACACTGATTGAGCAGGCACTGGCGGGAAAGCCAGATCTTCTCATCACTCTGGGAAAGTTATTGGCCTTATTGCAATGGGCTCGGCAAGATCGGGAGGCGTGGGGGACGGTGCAGTTATACTTACAGGGAGCCGCGCTTGAAACTGCACCTCCCACTACAACAGCGGCAGTGCAGACTGGCGAGcctggtgatggtggggaggaCGAGGTGGAGGATAAATCTAtagagcagctgcctgagccgcaggcatttcttgttactgagtCTGAAGAGGAGCCCTCTGCAACCGGTGCGCAAGGAGGGGCTGCGCGAAAGGAGCCCCCCGCACCACCGGCATATCCGTGGGGGGAGTTAAAAGATACTGTAGCTCATTATAACGAGGAATGTCTTAAGGGGGATGCTGCAGTCAAGGGCAGCAAGTCTGCAGCCCTTCCTAACAAGCaatgtcttaaaggggacgctgCAATCAGGGGCGGCGAGTCTGGGCCGGGTgaatcaaaaaatcagaatgtggaCCCCCTAGATGCGTTCCCAGGCATGGTACTGAGGCATCTAGACGACGAGGAATTATTAGACCTGGGATTGAAACGTGTGGGTGGCGGTGACGCAGGGCCCTTTGGGGCACGGAAGAAGGAACGCAGTACCCCGAAGGAACAAACGGCATGGCGGGAATGGCGGGGAGGTGGATGTGAAATGCGTTCTgattctgagtcagaaaatgaggaggctGCGGCGAGTGGCGCTGGACCCCCTCGGGGCTCGGGTGCCGGGGAGGAGGGGCGTGGGACACCGGGGGACCTTGTGGAGGAACTTGGCAGGGCGATGGATGTGCTGGAGGCGCAGGCGGGGATGCGGGGACGCGCCTTGGAGCGGCTGGGCGAAACCCCGCCCCCTGTGGCGcagccaaattggaacttgattgcGAAAGACTGTGTGCTAAGTGGCGTAACCCTAGAAGCTGTACCTGCGGCCGCGCCTCCACAGgcgttccctgttcaggttgggccacAAGGAGGAGCTATGTGGACGCCCCTAGACGCTAAGTTGGTGCAGGCCcttcacaaggcaataaaagaggaaggtttgtcgAGCGAAACCACACCTATGCTGCTCGACTCCGCCCACGTCCAGCCACTAGCCCCTGCCGAcgctaggcagctggcaagggcgGTACTAACTGGCCTgctattccttcttttgaaggagGCATGGTATCTCGAACTGCAAGGCCGCATACAAGCTGCAACGACAGATCCCACCCATCCCCTCCGACAGTCCACTTTTGATAGGTCACCGGGGCGGGAGGGGATACTAACATTCTTGTAA